The sequence TTCCTATTACCACCCCGTCGACTTCATCCAGGCGATGCATGAAGCCTACCTGCGCGAAGAATCGCCCGCGGCTCGCGACTCCATGGCCCAGATTCTGATCAACTCACGGATGTGCGCAACCGGCCATCGGCCGATCTGCCAGGACACCGGCATCGTTACCGTCTTTGTCCGCGTAGGCATGGACGTGCGCTGGGATGGCGCCACCATGAGCCTGGACGACATGATCAACGAGGGCGTTCGCCGCGCCTACAACCTGCCAGAAAATGTCCTGCGTGCTTCGATCCTCGCCGACCCGGCTGGTTCCCGCAAGAACACCAAGGACAACACCCCGGCGGTCATCCACTATTCCATCGTTCCCGGCGACAAGGTCGAAGTCGACGTCGCTGCCAAGGGCGGTGGCTCGGAAAACAAGTCGAAGATGGCCATGCTCAACCCATCGGACTCCATCGTCGACTGGGTCCTGAAGACCGTTCCGACCATGGGCGCCGGCTGGTGCCCACCGGGCATGCTCGGCATCGGCATCGGCGGTACCGCCGAGAAGGCCGCGGTAATGGCCAAGGAAGTGCTGATGGAATCCATCGACATCCACGAACTCAAGGCCCGCGGCCCGCAGAACCGCATCGAAGAGCTGCGCCTGGAGCTGTTCGAGAAGGTCAACCAGCTCGGTATCGGTGCTCAAGGCCTGGGCGGCCTGACCACGGTGCTCGACGTGAAGATCATGGACTATCCGACCCACGCGGCCTCGCTGCCGGTGTGCATGATCCCCAACTGCGCTGCCACCCGTCACGCGCATTTCGTGCTCGACGGCTCGGGGCCTGCCGAGCTGACGCCGCCGCCGCTGGACGCCTATCCGGAGATCGTCTGGGAAGCTGGCCCGAGCGCGCGCCGTGTCGACCTCGACAGCATCACACCCGAAGAGGTGCAGAGCTGGAAGCCGGGCGAAACCGTGCTGCTCAACGGCAAGATGCTCACCGGCCGCGACGCCGCGCACAAGCGCATCGTCGACATGCTGAACAAGGGTGAAGAGCTGCCCGTTGACCTCAAGGGTCGCT is a genomic window of Stutzerimonas stutzeri containing:
- a CDS encoding fumarate hydratase, which produces MTVIKQDDLIQSVADALQFISYYHPVDFIQAMHEAYLREESPAARDSMAQILINSRMCATGHRPICQDTGIVTVFVRVGMDVRWDGATMSLDDMINEGVRRAYNLPENVLRASILADPAGSRKNTKDNTPAVIHYSIVPGDKVEVDVAAKGGGSENKSKMAMLNPSDSIVDWVLKTVPTMGAGWCPPGMLGIGIGGTAEKAAVMAKEVLMESIDIHELKARGPQNRIEELRLELFEKVNQLGIGAQGLGGLTTVLDVKIMDYPTHAASLPVCMIPNCAATRHAHFVLDGSGPAELTPPPLDAYPEIVWEAGPSARRVDLDSITPEEVQSWKPGETVLLNGKMLTGRDAAHKRIVDMLNKGEELPVDLKGRFIYYVGPVDPVGDEVVGPAGPTTATRMDKFTRQILESTGLLGMIGKSERGPIAIEAIKDNKAVYLMAVGGAAYLVAQAIKKSKVLAFAELGMEAIYEFEVKDMPVTVAVDTNGESVHITGPAIWQKKIAENLAVEVQ